ATGGAATCAAAAATAATCAGCTGTATAGCTTGATAGAGTTCTCTAATATGGACAATAAAGAGATTTCTATAAATTTAATGTCCGGCGATAAAAAGTTAATAAGAACGATCACAAAAGAAAAAGACCCCATGCCCATTCAAAAGCTAGAAAATTGTTCGGAAGCCACCAACAAAGTAATAATCGATAATATTAGCGGGAAAATATATAATATCCCGGAGATTTCATTGAACCAGGCTTGTGTCAGCTCAAACCAAGCTCAACAAGATGCTTTTGAAGAATGGCGGAAAAATAATTCAGGCTTCTCTGTAGTAGGCAGTAACCTCGTGTCCGTTCGTAGATATGTTCAAGATTCATCGGGAGGTCTGCAAAATTTTATAATACCGGCAAATCGCACCGAGCAACTGATATTAGTAGCACCGGTTGGAGGAGAAGCTAGATTAGCTGTGGAGGGAAGTTATTCCGTTAGTGGCATTATAAATAAAACTATAGAGTTTAAATTAGATTATGAAGTGGTTTCTGAGCTTGATTTAGGAATTTATAGCTTTTTTTATACTCAACCTGTTTATTAAGGACGCCTTCCATTGAAAAAGAGGTGCCCGAATCGCCACGCAAAATGGCTGTTAGGGCACCTCCTTTTATTTTTTGTCAGATCGAAGTTATTATAACTCCTGCGCTGTAAATCCCTCTTCGGCTAAATATTCTTTAGCTTCCTCATGCGTTTCAAAGGCCATTTCCAGATTGAGGTCGGCATAGACATACCATAAATCATCCTCAAGCTTAAGTGTCAGCGTGTGTCCCTCATCATTAGTCCAGATTGAATCGGCAGCAGCTGCAGTCTTTTTCTTTCTTTTACTGACTACAGGAGCTTCTGGAATGTAAATAGACAGTGAGGTGATGGAGGCATCCAGCAGACTCCGCAGCTCGGATTCCGAGTAATCGCGAATGTTCACAAAGCCCTTATCATCTGTTTCATAGCCGCGCAGTAATCCTGCGAATACATAACCATTCCCATTTGGATGCAGGTGGTAAACAACAGTTTTCTTATCATGCTGGCTTTCCTCGTAGTGATAGTTCACGCGCCCAAGGGATACATTTTTACGCTCCAGTTGGGGGTAAGAGTCGAGAATCGCTAATTTTTGTTCAAAAGTAAGCATATACAGCCTCCGGTTTTCGGTGTGATTGTGCACATGATTATACCATGACGATGGCCCGCAGACTATTTTTTAGTGATCAAGCGGCAGAGACAGTACGAAGATACAGCCTTCCTCGGAGTGCTTCTCAAGCACAAGGCTCCCATTCATAGATTCCGCCAGCAGACGGCTGAAGGTGAGACCAAGTCCCAGACCACGTAGTGTGCTCTGTTTGTCGCTACCTCGGAAAAAAGCCTCGAAGATATGCTCACTATGATTCGATGAGATGCCAAGGCCATTATCTTGAACACGGATTTCGGCCAACCCATGGCTATGCTGTTCAAGCAATTCTACCGTAAGCTGTACTTTTCGATCTGGAGCTTTTGCTTGTACACTATTATTAAGCAAATTAACGATAATTTGTTGAATCCGAAGCGAGTCTCCACGCAAAAACAAGGGATTTCTCGGCATATGGAGCACAGGCTCAGCAACTGTTTCCTCTTGTGTCAGCTTCCATTGATACACGATTTCTGATAACAGTGGCACGGCATCCAGTCGATCGTGACGGACAGAAACCATTCCTGCAGTCAGTGCGTTGTAATCAAGAAGATCCGCCACCATCCGCTGCAATCGTCCAGCTTCCTGCAAGGCAATATCTAGAAATTCCACAGCCTCATCGTCTTCGACAACCCCTTCACGGACGGCATGGATTAGACCCTTTATAGAGGTTACTGGTGTCTTTAATTCATGGGATACTCCGGCTAACATAATAGCACGGGAATGCTCAAATTGTTGTAACTTACCCGCCATCTCTTCAAAAGACAACATCAACTCATGAATTTCTCGTTCCTTCGCATTCTTATCAAGTACGATATCATATCGACCATGGCTGATTTGTGCCGCCGCGGCCGCAACCTTCTGAATCGGTTTTGCCAGTTTACGCGACAGGAGGTAAATGGTTAGCCAACTTAATATGATTAGAAATAGCAGCAAAACGGAGAAGAAAATGATTTCATCCTGCGGAATATGCCGCAGCGATTTCTTGGATTGAAGGACAATCACCTGTCCCAGTGTTTCGTTATCTGAACTAATTGGGGCAACTGCAGCTTTGAATTCCGGACTACGTGAATCGTTCAAGCTATCATTAAGTTTATGCCTCATTTCATCGTCAGTTAGAGGCGGCATAGAGAACAACATCTGGCCTTGTTGATCCGTAATAATTACACACATCTCTACAGTTAGCTTGAAGAAACGTTTTCGATCTTCAATGAGCTTTCCAAGATTTTGGCTGATCTCGATTGAACCCTCATGATTTACGCTCCGGTCGGCAATCTCCTGTGCTAATAATCCGGTGGTCTGCATCCGGTTGCTCATAGCTTCTTGTTGGATCCACCAGAACGTCGTTAGCGCAGTTAGCAGGAGACCGACACTGATGATG
This Paenibacillus sp. FSL R5-0345 DNA region includes the following protein-coding sequences:
- a CDS encoding HAMP domain-containing sensor histidine kinase, with amino-acid sequence MDNLKKSSPKRTSILSYWTVRYLLIISVGLLLTALTTFWWIQQEAMSNRMQTTGLLAQEIADRSVNHEGSIEISQNLGKLIEDRKRFFKLTVEMCVIITDQQGQMLFSMPPLTDDEMRHKLNDSLNDSRSPEFKAAVAPISSDNETLGQVIVLQSKKSLRHIPQDEIIFFSVLLLFLIILSWLTIYLLSRKLAKPIQKVAAAAAQISHGRYDIVLDKNAKEREIHELMLSFEEMAGKLQQFEHSRAIMLAGVSHELKTPVTSIKGLIHAVREGVVEDDEAVEFLDIALQEAGRLQRMVADLLDYNALTAGMVSVRHDRLDAVPLLSEIVYQWKLTQEETVAEPVLHMPRNPLFLRGDSLRIQQIIVNLLNNSVQAKAPDRKVQLTVELLEQHSHGLAEIRVQDNGLGISSNHSEHIFEAFFRGSDKQSTLRGLGLGLTFSRLLAESMNGSLVLEKHSEEGCIFVLSLPLDH
- a CDS encoding copper amine oxidase N-terminal domain-containing protein yields the protein MNNNSYFSKVIILIFVMLTFTFCASIPTYAEDKDIQCFLDGKLLHFEVRPIVKEGVTYVPMRAIFEAQGAVIEWNNTAKTISAVRGDIHVFYMIKEGKVFVNGKENAQVMKAVSLQNNTLVPLRFISEVLGSKVSWDEGAHSVYITSPVVEEKVVPPVNRTITLGAQEVSKTLTDERNRFDIIVKHYGIKNNQLYSLIEFSNMDNKEISINLMSGDKKLIRTITKEKDPMPIQKLENCSEATNKVIIDNISGKIYNIPEISLNQACVSSNQAQQDAFEEWRKNNSGFSVVGSNLVSVRRYVQDSSGGLQNFIIPANRTEQLILVAPVGGEARLAVEGSYSVSGIINKTIEFKLDYEVVSELDLGIYSFFYTQPVY